A single Micromonospora luteifusca DNA region contains:
- a CDS encoding DUF397 domain-containing protein, which translates to MQQPPNGVPIHQLPPLSWQKSRRSNPSGNCVELAELPGGTGIAVRNSRHPEGPALIYTVDEIAAFVLGARDGDFDHLIN; encoded by the coding sequence ATGCAACAGCCACCCAATGGCGTACCGATCCACCAGTTGCCTCCGCTGAGCTGGCAGAAGAGCCGCCGAAGCAACCCCAGCGGCAACTGCGTCGAACTCGCGGAACTGCCCGGGGGAACGGGCATCGCGGTCCGCAACTCACGACACCCGGAGGGGCCGGCGCTGATCTACACAGTGGACGAGATCGCCGCGTTCGTGCTCGGTGCACGGGACGGCGACTTCGACCATCTGATCAACTAG
- a CDS encoding helix-turn-helix domain-containing protein, whose product MVPAEGGPTTGPTVLRILLGAQLRRLRESSGVTREGAGWEIRSSESKISRMELGRVGFKERDVSDLLTLYGVTEDHEREALLKLARDANSPGWWHRYGDVLPTWFQSYLGLEAAAALIRSYEVQFVPGLLQTREYARAVVLLGHGAAGPAEIDRRVALRMQRQQLLRRESPPQLWAVVDEAALRRPIGGPMVMRGQLTALIEATKSPNIRLQVIPFAAGGHAAAGGAFTILRFGDQELPDIVYIEQLTSAIYLDKRDDLDYYAVAMERLCVEAEPPERTPEILGRLLDELYPA is encoded by the coding sequence ATGGTTCCCGCCGAGGGTGGCCCGACAACGGGGCCGACCGTGCTGCGCATTCTGCTCGGCGCCCAACTGCGCCGCCTGCGGGAGTCCAGCGGGGTGACCCGGGAGGGCGCCGGCTGGGAGATCCGCTCCTCCGAATCCAAGATCAGTCGGATGGAACTGGGCCGGGTCGGCTTCAAGGAACGCGACGTGTCCGACCTGCTGACCCTCTACGGCGTCACCGAGGACCACGAGCGCGAGGCGCTGCTCAAGCTCGCCCGCGACGCCAACAGTCCCGGCTGGTGGCACCGCTACGGCGACGTGTTGCCGACCTGGTTCCAGTCGTACCTGGGTCTGGAAGCCGCAGCCGCGCTGATCCGCAGCTACGAGGTGCAGTTCGTGCCGGGCCTGTTGCAGACCCGGGAGTACGCCCGGGCGGTCGTGCTGCTCGGGCACGGCGCGGCTGGCCCGGCCGAGATCGACCGACGCGTCGCCCTGCGGATGCAGCGTCAGCAGTTGCTCCGCCGGGAGAGCCCGCCGCAACTCTGGGCCGTGGTGGACGAGGCGGCGTTGCGCCGCCCGATCGGCGGCCCCATGGTCATGCGCGGCCAGCTCACCGCACTCATCGAGGCGACCAAGTCGCCCAACATCCGGCTCCAGGTCATCCCGTTCGCCGCCGGTGGCCACGCCGCCGCCGGGGGCGCCTTCACCATCCTGCGCTTCGGTGACCAGGAGTTGCCCGACATCGTCTACATTGAACAGCTCACCAGCGCCATCTACCTCGACAAGCGTGACGATCTCGATTACTACGCGGTGGCCATGGAACGGCTCTGTGTCGAGGCCGAGCCGCCGGAGCGTACGCCGGAGATCCTCGGCCGACTGCTGGACGAGCTCTACCCGGCGTGA